Proteins from one Acropora muricata isolate sample 2 chromosome 9, ASM3666990v1, whole genome shotgun sequence genomic window:
- the LOC136927996 gene encoding ribosome assembly protein METTL17, mitochondrial-like, translated as MNCKSLSFRFVIRCKSSWLVFSRCLGAPLKVLNSRSSTIYAEPTQDENVDQPLVEKYAYGKTGYDKRNKQAEGLFYLNTVHLPDQLEENLKQYLKKFPKKVIENDGRKLARHIKNRGRPTEQTWQKYREFRRQRNVLAETEVDPEDILKLELQERGSTLEEDADELLSEDGEGEFDEQSESGSQEYQQELEDFGKKTAENETIDNDKDDLSGEDNIQQKVKNVKKPKRNEYKVIRYNKRESAAYAASRIPSSYGATLRVFHEISRCEPDFKPETLLDFGSGTGMAVWAAHEKWGDSIREYQCVDVSPDMIDVAQNLLRGGEETKDSLHIPRVYFKRFLPVSNLITCNVVVASYTLSEIPKTSLRQMAVRSLWGKTKDFLVIIEHGNSEGFEITSDARSLVLKEGGHISEESDTLENQEYQYLDPMAEEMDRGYVFAPCPHDVQCARSDPITRDHPCNFEQRVQLAFCQKNTRLKKFGFHTERFSYIVLRKGERNATDKPWPRVLQPVRLRSRHVICKLCCSSGDLKQKIFTKKKDGDIYKCARHLTKWGDLLPDPEGRQRPVKIKLKQVKEVGQL; from the exons ATGAACTGTAAATCTCTTTCTTTTCGTTTTGTAATTCGCTGCAAAAGTAGCTGGCTTGTTTTCAGTCGGTGTCTTGGTGCGCCATTAAAG GTGCTGAATTCCAGGTCAAGCACAATCTATGCTGAGCCGACCCAGGATGAGAATGTTGATCAgccattggttgaaaaatatgCCTATGGGAAAACTGGTTATGATAAGCGAAACAAACAAGCAGAGGGCTTGTTTTATTTAAACACTGTGCATTTACCAGACCAACTAGAGGAAAACCTCAAACAATATCTCAAAA AATTTCCAAAGAAAGTGATTGAAAATGATGGCAGGAAACTTGCCAGACATATTAAAAATAGAGGCCGCCCAACAGAACAAACCTGGCAGAAGTACAGGGAGTTTAGAAGACAAAGAAATGTACTAGCTG AAACAGAAGTTGATCCAGAAGACATTTTGAAGTTAGAATTACAAGAGAGAGGATCCACACTTGAGGAAGATGCTGATGAATTATTAAGTGAAGATGGTGAAGGTGAATTTGATGAACAAAGTGAGTCAGGGAGCCAGGAATATCAGCAAGAACTTGAAGATTTTGGTAAAAAGACTGCTGAAAATGAAACCATTGATAATGACAAAGATGATCTCAGTGGTGAAGATAACATCCAGCAGAAAgtaaaaaatgtgaaaaagccaaaaagaaatgaatataaAGTGATAAG GTACAATAAAAGGGAATCTGCAGCTTATGCAGCTAGTAGAATACCTTCCAGTTATGGTGCCACACTTAGAGTATTTCACGAG attagTCGATGTGAACCAGACTTCAAACCCGAAACTCTACTTGATTTTGGTTCCGGCACTGGAATGGCAGTCTG GGCAGCGCATGAGAAATGGGGAGACTCAATCCGAGAATATCAATGTGTGGATGTATCTCCAGACATGATTGACGTGGCACAGAATCTTCTTAGAG gtgggGAAGAAACCAAGGATTCCCTTCATATTCCAAGGGTTTATTTTAAACGATTTTTACCTGTCTCGAATTTG ATCACATGCAATGTTGTAGTGGCCTCATATACTCTGAGTGAAATACCAAAGACTTCACTGAGACAAATGGCTGTGAGAAGCTTATGGGGAAAAACAAAAGACTTTTTG GTTATCATTGAGCATGGCAATTCTGAAGGGTTTGAAATCACATCTGATGCTAGAAGCCTGGTGTTGAAG GAAGGAGGACATATATCTGAAGAAAGCGATACTCTAGAAA ATCAAGAGTATCAATATCTCGATCCAATGGCTGAAGAAATGGACAGAGGCTACGTGTTTGCTCCA TGTCCACACGATGTCCAGTGCGCGAGATCAGATCCTATAACAAGAGACCATCCGTGCAACTTCGAGCAAAGAGTCCAGTTGGCCTTTTGTCAg aaaaacactCGACTTAAAAAGTTTGGATTTCACACCGAGAGATTTTCATACATTGTGTTGAGGAAAGGTGAACGAAACGCAACAG ACAAACCATGGCCCCGGGTTTTACAACCTGTACGATTGAGAAGTCGGCATGTTATCTGTAAACTTTGTTGTAGTTCAG GTGATCTAAAACAGAAGatatttacaaaaaagaaagacGG TGACATTTACAAGTGTGCGCGTCACCTCACGAAGTGGGGAGATTTGCTTCCAGACCCCGAAGGTCGGCAAAGGCCAGTAAAAATCAAGTTGAAGCAAGTAAAAGAAGTTGGCCAATTATAA
- the LOC136927998 gene encoding prefoldin subunit 4-like, with amino-acid sequence MAATKRTIGGEDTNITFEDQQQINTFARKSARLQELKDEIEAKKKELQNLEDAGDELMLLEDDTAPIPYRIGEVFIHLSSEETQDFLETAKSKLQEEIKTLDSQSGEVKSILGNLKVKLYAKFGNNINLEAEEE; translated from the exons ATGGCGGCAACGAAGCGGACG ATTGGCGGTGAGGACACGAATATCACGTTTGAAGACCAACAACAGATTAACACGTTTGCTCGAAAAAGTGCCCGTCTTCAAGAACTGAAGGACGAGATAGAAGCGAAAAAG AAGGAATTACAAAATCTTGAAGATGCTGGCGATGAACTTATGCTACTAGAAGACGACACAGCCCCAATTCC TTACAGAATTGGTGAGGTTTTCATTCATTTGtcatctgaggaaacacaaGATTTCTTGGAAACTGCCAAGTCAAAGTTGCAGGAAGAAATTAAAACCCTTGACTCACAATCTGGAGAAGTTAAAAGTATTCTTGGTAACCTAAAAGTGAAACTGTATGCCaagtttggaaacaacatcAATCTGGAGGCAGAGGAAGAATGA
- the LOC136927995 gene encoding uncharacterized protein codes for MDDCTVAHLYKKIITPSVKAQNEAWQKQNHFRHKNFKSQSPVGHVKVASPIQSVISAPGHLERNNLSLQPWNEKKDVFAIDKTTTLSDHTGYNFQPTVQFKTTSLPAMPLSRKYSPSPTGTTRSVPISFSHNMGTAPSRYWTNENPKLYGGQRDRMTFEEIAKEHCRRMKRKSEIIQHRVDRQYYMAGTKVPLQGRFDVDSTDFLQLRLLSQQKQLSEYKAVKGANFVEGNQRDSPSGQLSTPVPDGSLVASSSQVLSSVTDLESTDGKWAEEGSELSSVGEFDSLPVKGRRQEFEARKALLAGSGKSEQSDISEGKANKGNLKVGNKNSSTGKIIKGSTVNKSVKKVQIRFKEEGKSTETQKLRKGGQKVKTKGQDEEKTEEVSEDNGEPKEEKRNKYLDEWLGIKRVPIDTRYQPGKPPPNRIFMTANSGNTKKSTEKFSSAFLTEITEVKDSQDDDDLVAPDARYGIIGEKQRHVFGFLFDEVDKDKNGSVTLEELKLKMQPAVSKHEIKQFVQVFDLNKDKTVDKREFTAICALNDRIAGIRTESEDASLALDLENLAQHIVIFKEMFKTMDEDDDNRLDAGELLVMVSAAMETEIGADLQTAKEVLEGARDEFGFIDFIGFMSYIPFFAKLMRTILEHPLDISELQRARERVRQQDLTFKPPKRKPKETKSWEVF; via the exons ATGG ATGACTGTACTGTAGCTCACCTTTACAAAAAGATAATCACACCATCAGTCAAGGCACAGAATGAGGCTTGGCAAAAGCAGAACCATTTCAGACATAAGAATTTCAAGAGCCAATCACCAGTCGGTCATGTTAAAGTTGCAAGTCCAATACAAAGTGTGATATCTGCCCCTGGGCATTTAGAACGAAACAATCTGTCCCTTCAG cctTGGAATGAAAAGAAGGATGTATTTGCCATTGATAAAACTACTACGTTAAGTGATCATACAGGATACAATTTTCA ACCCACTGTACAGTTCAAGACGACCTCTCTCCCTGCCATGCCTCTGAGCAGGAAATACTCGCCATCTCCTACAGGAACAACAAGATCAGTTCCTATCTCTTTCAGTCATAACATG GGTACAGCACCATCCAGATATTGGACAAATGAGAA TCCAAAACTGTACGGTGGTCAAAGAGATAGAATGACTTTTGAAGAAATAGCAAAGGAGCATTGTCGaagaatgaaaaggaagtcagaG ATCATTCAACATAGAGTCGACAGGCAGTATTATATGGCAGGAACAAAAGTTCCTTTGCAAGGAAG GTTTGATGTGGATAGCACAGATTTTTTGCAATTAAGACTCCTTTCTCAACAAAAGCAACTCTCAGAATACAAGGCTGTCAAAGGTGCCAA TTTTGTAGAGGGCAATCAAAGAGACAGTCCAAGTGGGCAACTCAGCACTCCTGTGCCAGATGGGAGTCTTGTAGCATCCAGCTCACAG GTACTGTCATCTGTCACTGATCTTGAGAGCACTGACGGAAAGTGGGCAGAGGAAGGCTCGGAACTGAGTTCAGTTGGTGAGTTTGACAGCTTGCCAGTCAAAGGAAGGCGTCAAGAATTTGAGGCTCGTAAAGCTCTCCTGGCGGGCTCGGGAAAATCCGAGCAGTCCGACATTTCagaaggaaaagcaaacaaggGCAACCTGAAAGTCGGGAATAAAAATTCATCTACTGGTAAGATTATCAAGGGAAGTACTGTCAACAAAAGCGTTAAGAAGGTACAGATTCGTTTCAAGGAGGAAGGTaaatcgactgaaactcagaaGTTGAGGAAAGGAGGACAAAAAGTGAAAACCAAAGGACAAGACGAGGAGAAGACGGAGGAAGTGTCAGAGGATAATGGTGAGCCCAAAGAGGAAAAGAGGAATAAGTATCTAGATGAGTGGCTTGGAATAAAAAGAGTGCCGATAGACACAAGATACCAGCCTGGTAAACCACCGCCAAACAG aATTTTTATGACAGCCAACTCGGGAAACACCAAAAAGTCTACGGAGAAGTTCTCCTC GGCATTTTTGACAGAGATCACGGAAGTTAAAGATTCCCAAGATGATGATGACCTTGTGGCACCC GATGCACGTTACGGTATCATCGGCGAGAAACAAAGACACGTGTTTGGATTCCTGTTTGATGAAGTGGACAAGGACAAAAATGGCAGTGTGACACTGGAGGAACTGAAACTAAAAATGCAACCCGCTGTCTCGAAGCATGAAATCAAACAGTTTGTTCAG GTATTTGACCTGAACAAAGATAAAACGGTTGATAAAAGAGAGTTTACGGCCATTTGTGCTCTCAATGATCGAATTGCTGGAATCAG AACTGAGTCCGAAGATGCATCTTTGGCCCTGGATCTGGAAAATTTAGCTCAGCACATTGTCATCTTCAAA GAAATGTTTAAAACAATGGATGAAGATGACGACAATAGACTGGACGCCGGGGAACTCCTAGTGATGGTCTCCGCAGCCATGGAAACCGAAATAGGGGCGGACTTACAAACGGCGAAGGAGGTGCTTGAAGGAGCACGCGATGAATTTG GGTTTATTGACTTCATTGGTTTCATGTCTTACATACCGTTCTTTGCCAAGTTAATGCGAACCATCCTAGAACATCCGCTAGACATTTCTGAACTACAGCGGGCCCGAGAGCGAGTCAGACAACAAGACCTCACTTTCAAGCCTCCAAAGAGAAAACCCAAGGAGACGAAGAGTTGGGAAGTATTCTAG